Proteins encoded together in one Alteribacter keqinensis window:
- a CDS encoding glycerophosphodiester phosphodiesterase: MVTVEKTSPKKPGNPVIVRILSVILIIWIMVYFFPVSERPYQSFFSNDTDVLVIAHQGGEHLAPSNTLVAFETARELGVDVIEFDVHITKDGHLVAIHDSTVDRTTDGAGKVNDLTLEEIQTLDAAHYFQDLEGGYSFREQGITIPSVREIFESFGDIRLNIELKATNDDDRHEEMVEKMWSLIQEFNMEELILIASFDQNIIDHFKEVSEGRTAVSGGRQEVRNFVVLHKFLLRGLYSPSVDAVQIPVEESIFNLADQGLIRGAHRRGMAVHYWTINDEETMRKLIALGADGIITDRPDLLLNVLGRD, from the coding sequence GTGGTAACTGTAGAAAAAACAAGTCCAAAAAAACCAGGAAACCCGGTCATTGTCCGTATTTTAAGTGTGATCCTTATTATCTGGATCATGGTTTATTTTTTCCCTGTAAGTGAGCGCCCGTATCAATCATTTTTCAGCAATGACACTGATGTACTCGTCATAGCGCATCAGGGCGGAGAGCACCTGGCACCATCAAATACGCTCGTGGCTTTTGAAACAGCAAGGGAGTTAGGTGTTGATGTGATCGAATTTGATGTACATATTACAAAAGACGGACACCTTGTGGCAATTCATGATTCAACGGTTGACAGAACAACAGATGGGGCCGGGAAGGTGAATGACCTCACTTTAGAGGAAATTCAGACTCTGGATGCGGCTCATTATTTCCAGGATTTAGAAGGAGGATACAGTTTCAGGGAACAGGGGATTACCATTCCGTCGGTGCGTGAGATTTTCGAATCATTTGGGGATATAAGGCTGAACATTGAGTTAAAAGCTACGAACGATGATGATCGTCACGAAGAAATGGTGGAAAAGATGTGGTCACTTATCCAGGAGTTCAATATGGAAGAGCTCATCCTTATAGCAAGTTTTGATCAGAACATTATCGATCATTTTAAGGAGGTTTCAGAAGGACGTACAGCTGTAAGCGGCGGCCGGCAGGAGGTTAGGAACTTCGTCGTGCTTCACAAGTTTCTGTTAAGGGGGCTATATTCTCCTTCTGTGGATGCTGTGCAAATCCCGGTAGAGGAAAGTATTTTTAACCTGGCAGACCAGGGGTTAATCAGAGGAGCCCACAGGCGGGGGATGGCTGTTCATTACTGGACGATAAACGATGAAGAGACGATGCGGAAGCTGATTGCTCTCGGCGCTGACGGAATTATAACAGACAGACCCGACCTTCTGCTTAATGTGCTCGGGAGAGATTGA
- a CDS encoding polysaccharide deacetylase family protein: MKQKIIRRILLSFAALFVLQTAGFIKTQAENPGDSSSVWWWTKEKEELPPLKGGPEEEVRELNPVSNVVLQQEYPDFVFVKGPDTANRVALTFDDGPDPDFSPLVLDVLKEYNVPATFFLMGVRSGVYPDLVRRMAEEGHEIGNHTYWHPDLVEEGDVDILVDEVNRTEDVLEDILGFRTSLFRAPYGFLYRELVEELVDLNYSVIAWDVDSLDWQMITEEEIAENVLSQVEPGSIILMHDGGGPGADRTETVDSLRIIIPELLAQGYEFVTVSELLNIPAVRE; the protein is encoded by the coding sequence GTGAAGCAAAAGATTATTAGAAGGATTTTATTAAGTTTCGCTGCCCTGTTTGTTCTCCAGACGGCAGGGTTTATAAAGACCCAGGCTGAAAACCCGGGAGATTCATCATCTGTGTGGTGGTGGACGAAGGAAAAGGAAGAGCTTCCTCCCCTTAAAGGAGGACCTGAAGAAGAAGTCAGGGAACTGAACCCTGTATCCAATGTGGTACTTCAGCAGGAATATCCCGATTTCGTATTTGTAAAAGGACCTGACACAGCCAACCGGGTGGCCCTGACATTTGATGACGGTCCAGACCCTGATTTCTCCCCGCTTGTTCTGGATGTGTTAAAGGAATACAATGTTCCTGCTACGTTCTTTTTGATGGGAGTAAGATCAGGTGTCTATCCGGACCTTGTGAGAAGAATGGCTGAAGAAGGGCACGAGATAGGAAACCACACATACTGGCATCCTGATCTGGTGGAAGAGGGGGATGTGGATATCCTTGTGGACGAAGTTAACCGGACAGAGGATGTGCTGGAAGATATTTTAGGGTTCCGTACTTCACTTTTCCGTGCTCCTTACGGCTTTTTATACCGTGAACTTGTTGAAGAGCTGGTTGACCTGAATTATTCGGTCATCGCGTGGGACGTGGATTCACTCGACTGGCAGATGATCACAGAAGAAGAAATTGCAGAAAACGTACTCAGCCAGGTTGAACCAGGTTCAATCATTCTTATGCACGACGGAGGAGGTCCTGGAGCAGACAGGACAGAAACAGTGGATTCCTTAAGAATCATTATTCCTGAGCTGCTTGCCCAAGGCTACGAATTTGTGACGGTCTCGGAACTGCTGAACATTCCCGCAGTGAGAGAATAA
- a CDS encoding GNAT family N-acetyltransferase yields MFPTLETERLVLREISRDDAEGIFACFSNENVTQYYGQDTLENMEQAKAFVDFFANSFKEKRGIRWGIEIKGTKGIIGTIGFNAWSPKHKRAEIGYEIHPNQWRQGYTFEAVSKVIEYGFSEFGLTRIGAVVFTDNEASNKLLTKVGFLKEGVLRDYMYQNEDAYDTYVYSLLKYNR; encoded by the coding sequence ATGTTTCCAACATTAGAGACAGAAAGATTGGTACTCAGAGAAATATCACGGGATGACGCAGAAGGGATATTTGCTTGTTTTTCAAATGAAAATGTAACACAGTATTATGGGCAAGATACTTTAGAAAATATGGAACAAGCAAAAGCATTTGTTGATTTCTTTGCTAATAGTTTCAAAGAGAAAAGAGGAATACGTTGGGGCATTGAAATAAAAGGAACTAAAGGAATAATAGGGACTATTGGTTTTAATGCTTGGTCCCCTAAACATAAACGAGCAGAGATTGGTTATGAGATACATCCTAATCAATGGAGACAGGGATATACCTTCGAAGCGGTATCTAAAGTAATTGAATACGGATTTAGTGAATTCGGCCTGACTAGGATAGGTGCAGTTGTCTTTACAGATAATGAAGCTTCTAATAAGCTGTTAACTAAAGTCGGATTTCTAAAAGAAGGTGTTCTAAGGGATTATATGTATCAAAACGAAGATGCATATGATACATATGTGTATTCATTACTTAAATATAATAGATGA
- the queD gene encoding 6-carboxytetrahydropterin synthase QueD: MEFKIPKKVEKFGEDIHRNELKYHHRRVGITKEFTFDAAHHLHCYEGKCKNLHGHTYKLVITVSGYVNEVGISVDFGDVKRIYEYTIKDKLDHRYLNEVLPNMNTTAENMIVWIWEQLDQSLEKEGLKAEGQRLEELILYETPTSCASLKREWMEDHE; this comes from the coding sequence ATGGAATTTAAAATACCAAAAAAGGTGGAAAAATTTGGAGAAGATATCCACCGAAATGAATTGAAGTATCATCATAGGCGTGTCGGAATTACTAAAGAATTCACCTTTGATGCTGCCCATCACCTTCATTGTTATGAAGGAAAGTGTAAAAACCTCCACGGTCATACTTATAAACTGGTAATTACCGTAAGCGGATATGTAAATGAAGTCGGCATCAGTGTGGATTTCGGTGATGTAAAACGCATTTACGAATATACAATCAAGGATAAACTGGATCACAGATATTTAAATGAGGTTCTTCCGAATATGAATACCACTGCTGAAAATATGATCGTCTGGATTTGGGAACAGCTTGATCAGTCTCTTGAAAAAGAAGGGTTGAAAGCCGAAGGACAGAGACTTGAAGAGTTGATTCTTTATGAAACGCCGACAAGCTGTGCGTCCCTAAAGCGGGAATGGATGGAAGATCATGAGTAA
- a CDS encoding DEAD/DEAH box helicase: protein MFGKKDLHTILKELRQDENVTHWHEIDEKAARTVPYPDSIDRRLKDGLGRKGIKELYTHQASAFEAVNKKENVVAVTPTASGKTLCYNLPVLQKQLDNPDSRALYLFPTKALAQDQKSEINELIDDIDVNVNSYTYDGDTPANIRQVVRKAGHIVITNPDMLHAAILPHHTKWISLFENLETIVIDELHTYRGVFGSHVANVIRRLKRICAYYGSNPTFICTSATIANPEELCEELIGEKVTLIDNNGAPRGKKHFVFYNPPIVNKQLNIRAGATKMVNELGARFLKENIQTIVFARSRVRVEIILSHLQELVKYDIDKNKIRGYRGGYLPNQRREIERSLRKGDTIGVVSTNALELGVDIGQLQVCIMTGYPGSVASSWQQAGRAGRRQDESVVIMVASSTPIDQYIFSNPDFFFRGSPETARINKDNLIILIDHLKCAAYELPFERGSTFDGLDVEEMLDFLVDERVLHTQRNKFYWMNDAFPAHNISLRSAAQENVVIIDQSDVANHRVIGEMDTFSALTLLHDEAIYLHEGTQYQVEYLDWDEKKAFVREVDVEYYTDANLAVNLKVLEVDEEKKSEFGHVEFGDVMVTAMATIFKKIKLETFENIGSGPIHLPEQELHTQAVALSFPESLVKEWGEKTLEEALGGLAHVWQHVSCVKVMCDRNDLHAVPQVKAIHSEKPTVFLYDRYPGGIGLSEQVYKQLNETLKEAASFVKACPCEEGCPSCIGSAGAHLGDAGSADAKTLVLKLLGHK, encoded by the coding sequence ATGTTTGGAAAAAAAGATTTACATACGATACTAAAAGAATTAAGACAAGATGAAAATGTCACTCACTGGCATGAAATAGATGAAAAAGCGGCCCGGACCGTGCCGTATCCTGACTCAATAGACAGACGTTTAAAAGATGGCCTCGGGAGAAAGGGAATCAAGGAACTTTATACTCATCAGGCTAGTGCATTCGAAGCTGTAAACAAAAAAGAAAACGTGGTTGCAGTAACCCCGACAGCATCAGGAAAGACGTTATGCTACAACCTCCCTGTGTTGCAAAAACAGCTTGATAACCCCGACAGCCGGGCGCTGTACTTATTTCCGACCAAGGCCCTCGCTCAGGATCAGAAGAGTGAAATCAATGAACTGATTGATGATATAGATGTAAATGTGAACAGCTATACGTATGACGGTGATACGCCGGCCAACATCCGGCAGGTGGTCAGAAAAGCCGGCCATATCGTGATCACCAATCCCGACATGCTTCACGCAGCAATTCTCCCACATCACACGAAATGGATTTCTCTTTTTGAAAACCTGGAGACCATTGTCATTGATGAACTTCATACGTACAGAGGGGTGTTTGGTTCCCACGTGGCCAACGTTATCCGCCGTTTGAAGAGAATCTGTGCCTACTACGGAAGCAATCCGACGTTTATCTGTACGTCAGCCACGATTGCAAACCCGGAGGAGTTATGTGAGGAACTGATCGGTGAAAAAGTGACACTGATTGATAATAACGGGGCACCAAGAGGAAAGAAGCATTTTGTTTTTTATAACCCTCCCATTGTAAACAAACAGCTGAATATCCGGGCAGGGGCAACAAAAATGGTCAATGAGCTCGGAGCGCGGTTTCTGAAGGAAAACATTCAGACGATCGTTTTTGCCAGAAGCCGCGTGAGGGTGGAGATCATATTAAGCCACCTCCAGGAACTTGTAAAGTACGACATCGATAAAAACAAAATTCGCGGGTACCGAGGCGGATACCTGCCAAACCAGCGCCGTGAGATTGAGAGAAGCCTGAGAAAAGGGGATACCATTGGTGTCGTGAGCACCAATGCTCTGGAGCTCGGGGTGGATATCGGCCAGCTTCAGGTGTGTATCATGACCGGGTATCCGGGATCAGTGGCATCGAGCTGGCAGCAGGCGGGGCGGGCAGGACGACGGCAGGATGAATCTGTCGTGATCATGGTTGCTTCATCTACACCGATAGACCAGTACATTTTTTCAAATCCTGATTTCTTTTTCAGGGGGTCACCAGAGACTGCGAGAATTAATAAGGACAACCTGATTATCTTAATCGATCACCTGAAATGTGCAGCATACGAGCTGCCTTTTGAAAGAGGCAGTACATTTGACGGCCTCGATGTAGAAGAAATGCTGGATTTCCTTGTGGATGAACGTGTCCTCCATACCCAGCGGAATAAATTCTACTGGATGAATGACGCTTTCCCTGCACATAACATCAGCTTACGCTCCGCAGCCCAGGAAAATGTCGTCATTATCGACCAGAGTGATGTGGCCAATCACAGGGTTATCGGGGAGATGGATACGTTCAGTGCGCTCACTCTTTTGCATGATGAGGCCATTTATCTTCACGAGGGAACACAATATCAGGTCGAATACCTGGACTGGGATGAGAAAAAAGCTTTTGTAAGGGAAGTGGATGTAGAATATTACACCGATGCCAACCTGGCTGTGAATTTAAAGGTGCTTGAGGTGGATGAAGAGAAAAAGTCCGAATTCGGTCATGTGGAATTCGGTGACGTGATGGTAACGGCGATGGCAACGATTTTTAAGAAAATCAAGCTTGAGACTTTTGAAAATATCGGATCAGGACCGATCCATCTGCCGGAGCAGGAGCTTCATACCCAGGCTGTCGCCTTGTCGTTTCCTGAGTCTCTCGTTAAGGAGTGGGGCGAGAAGACATTGGAGGAAGCTCTGGGGGGGCTTGCTCATGTGTGGCAGCATGTTTCATGCGTGAAAGTCATGTGTGACAGGAATGACCTTCATGCCGTACCTCAGGTGAAGGCAATTCATTCTGAGAAGCCTACGGTCTTTTTGTACGACCGGTATCCTGGAGGAATAGGACTCTCAGAGCAGGTGTATAAACAATTGAACGAAACATTGAAAGAAGCGGCTTCATTTGTAAAGGCGTGCCCGTGTGAAGAAGGATGTCCATCGTGCATCGGTTCAGCGGGAGCCCATCTTGGCGATGCAGGCTCAGCAGATGCGAAAACACTCGTGTTAAAACTGCTTGGTCACAAATAA
- a CDS encoding GerAB/ArcD/ProY family transporter: MAGQKQQSLTHITPFLVFFLVHSMQIGVGVFGFQRYIAMDAEYNAWIAVIMVGALLHIPIWMIYKMMLRDDGVRDVVDIHRHYFGRWIGGLLSYAFLVYFLFMGITVLRTYVEVVQIWMFPTLMTWPVTLIIILIIVYGIYHGFRVVAGIAFLGVVLPFALILTAISPLEFANFHRLLPIEFHLGDQLAAMKTMTLSYIGFEALAFYFPFIQDPKKSQKWAHLGNVLTIFIYFLVTIVTFLFYSRQHLERVVYPTLSSWKVLELPFIERFEYIGIAIWLLVITPNVMISLWTVSRGMKKLLHTKQKYTLFFAAGALFLFSISFQTRESIDRLNSYVSEAGFYIIFCYIPVLFIVTSMIRRFRKNDRSKSGQSANL, translated from the coding sequence ATGGCAGGCCAAAAACAGCAGAGTTTAACCCATATCACTCCCTTTCTCGTCTTTTTCCTTGTCCACTCCATGCAGATTGGAGTCGGTGTTTTCGGTTTTCAGCGTTATATTGCTATGGACGCAGAATATAATGCATGGATTGCTGTCATCATGGTGGGAGCCCTTCTTCACATCCCTATCTGGATGATTTATAAGATGATGCTCAGAGATGATGGTGTAAGGGACGTGGTAGACATTCACAGGCATTACTTCGGGAGGTGGATCGGAGGACTCCTTAGTTACGCCTTTCTTGTTTATTTCTTGTTTATGGGCATTACCGTGCTCAGAACGTATGTTGAAGTTGTTCAAATATGGATGTTTCCGACCCTTATGACGTGGCCGGTCACCTTGATCATCATTCTCATTATTGTGTACGGAATCTATCACGGTTTCAGGGTGGTTGCAGGGATAGCTTTTTTAGGTGTAGTCCTGCCCTTTGCCCTTATTCTCACTGCCATTTCGCCACTTGAATTTGCAAATTTTCATCGTCTTCTGCCTATAGAGTTTCACCTTGGAGACCAGCTGGCTGCTATGAAGACGATGACGCTCAGCTATATTGGATTTGAAGCTCTTGCTTTTTATTTTCCCTTTATTCAAGATCCGAAAAAAAGCCAGAAGTGGGCCCACCTTGGCAATGTACTTACCATTTTCATTTACTTTCTCGTTACGATAGTCACGTTTCTTTTTTACAGCCGGCAGCACTTGGAGCGGGTTGTCTATCCTACGCTCAGTTCATGGAAAGTTCTTGAACTTCCTTTTATCGAGCGCTTTGAGTATATCGGCATTGCCATCTGGCTTTTGGTAATAACCCCTAACGTCATGATCAGTTTATGGACCGTAAGCAGAGGCATGAAAAAACTGCTCCACACAAAACAAAAATATACTCTCTTTTTCGCTGCAGGAGCCCTGTTTCTTTTCTCCATCTCCTTTCAGACACGGGAATCCATTGACAGGTTGAATTCGTATGTATCTGAAGCCGGGTTTTATATTATCTTCTGCTACATCCCGGTGTTGTTTATCGTCACGAGTATGATAAGGAGGTTCAGAAAAAATGACCGGTCAAAAAGCGGCCAGAGCGCAAACCTGTAG
- a CDS encoding STAS domain-containing protein codes for MLNQIPLPFIRIKSNYEVVDTSEQARNEFPSVKSFLDLIDRDSREKAKKLISPAHRTFNLELNLLTKEHPLALFDVYGKWTADEEANIIVVSKDTRLQKVEGQLMTLQKRLRNTNFELYEKNEELEESIARTNRLSGPFITLSDEVALVPIFGDLFEEKLQAVRKNIYDAVYGGEFDNVLIDFTGVGIVKKEGLQGIREIFLALEYMGVQVIIIGIQPQHAQQMKSFKEELNMTYIQSAKEAIRRFLIES; via the coding sequence ATGCTCAATCAAATACCTCTTCCATTCATTAGGATTAAATCAAACTACGAAGTGGTGGATACTTCGGAACAGGCCAGGAACGAGTTTCCAAGTGTAAAGTCGTTTCTGGATCTTATAGACAGGGACAGCAGGGAAAAAGCGAAAAAATTAATCAGCCCTGCTCACCGTACATTTAACCTGGAGTTGAATCTGCTGACAAAAGAGCATCCTCTTGCCTTATTCGACGTTTATGGGAAATGGACAGCCGATGAAGAAGCCAATATTATTGTCGTTTCAAAGGATACAAGACTTCAAAAAGTGGAAGGACAGCTGATGACCCTTCAAAAAAGACTGAGGAACACCAATTTCGAGCTTTATGAAAAAAATGAGGAACTGGAAGAATCCATTGCCCGGACCAACCGTCTCTCGGGTCCTTTTATTACCTTAAGCGATGAAGTTGCCCTTGTTCCCATTTTTGGAGATTTGTTCGAAGAGAAACTCCAGGCCGTCAGAAAAAATATCTACGATGCCGTTTACGGCGGGGAATTTGATAATGTACTAATTGATTTTACCGGTGTGGGGATTGTAAAGAAGGAAGGGCTTCAAGGGATCAGGGAGATTTTTCTTGCCCTCGAATATATGGGCGTACAGGTGATTATTATCGGGATACAGCCTCAGCACGCCCAACAGATGAAATCATTTAAAGAAGAACTGAATATGACATATATTCAATCTGCCAAAGAAGCGATTCGACGCTTCTTAATTGAATCCTGA
- a CDS encoding BCCT family transporter, which produces MKLKQSFDWPVTLISGGLLLLFVISALVDVDFVSGLVDAGFGFSADYFGAFWQLLMLSVFIIALVLAFSSHGRIRLGKREDPEMSTFKWISIIMCTLLAGGGVFWAAAEPMYHFIDVPPMFPGIDPGTPEAVIPALSLSFLDWGFLAWAILGTLGAIVLMYGHYHKGMPLKPRTLLYPVFGEKIMKNSPLGTMVDAFSIIAVAAGTIGPIGFLGLQVAYGLNALFGIPNVFFTQLLIVIGLVGIAAVSAVTGIYKGIQILSRFNVIFTFILIIAVLILGPGGFVIDQFIGTYGVYLREFLPMSLYRDDPAWLAFWTVFFWGWFIGYGPMMAIFISRISRGRTIRELVVAVAVIAPVVTNFWFTVVGGTGIHLELMNPGSVSDALNEGGLPASMIAIVTQLPLGWLLAAAFLLVTIVFVATTSDSMSYTISMAVTGSGDPSSVLRVFWASIMGAVASVLLYIGEGSVDALQSFIVITAVPVSFILFPLVWTAPKVASELAVEQGIKEPRRKRSSEQ; this is translated from the coding sequence TTGAAATTAAAACAGTCTTTTGACTGGCCGGTTACACTAATCAGTGGTGGCCTGCTGTTATTATTTGTCATTTCAGCCTTGGTTGATGTGGACTTTGTTTCCGGTCTGGTAGATGCCGGTTTTGGATTTTCAGCTGATTATTTCGGGGCTTTCTGGCAGCTGCTGATGCTGTCGGTATTTATCATCGCTCTCGTACTTGCTTTCAGCTCCCATGGCAGGATCCGCTTAGGTAAACGGGAAGACCCGGAGATGAGCACGTTTAAATGGATATCCATTATTATGTGTACCTTGCTTGCAGGCGGTGGTGTGTTCTGGGCTGCAGCAGAGCCTATGTACCACTTTATTGATGTACCTCCCATGTTTCCCGGGATAGATCCGGGTACCCCGGAAGCCGTCATACCTGCATTGAGTTTGTCATTTCTGGACTGGGGATTCCTTGCATGGGCAATCCTTGGTACTCTCGGTGCGATCGTATTGATGTACGGCCACTACCATAAAGGAATGCCTTTGAAACCGAGAACACTTCTTTATCCTGTATTTGGGGAAAAAATTATGAAAAACAGCCCTCTCGGTACGATGGTTGACGCTTTCTCCATTATTGCCGTTGCAGCAGGTACCATAGGACCCATCGGATTTTTGGGGCTTCAAGTCGCGTACGGGCTTAATGCCTTGTTTGGCATACCGAATGTGTTTTTTACCCAGCTTCTGATCGTGATCGGACTTGTGGGTATCGCAGCGGTTTCTGCTGTCACCGGGATTTATAAAGGAATCCAGATTCTAAGCCGGTTCAACGTTATCTTTACTTTCATTCTGATTATTGCTGTCCTCATTTTAGGACCGGGCGGATTTGTAATTGATCAGTTTATAGGAACGTACGGCGTATATTTGCGGGAGTTTTTACCGATGAGCCTCTACCGTGACGACCCTGCATGGCTTGCTTTCTGGACAGTGTTCTTCTGGGGATGGTTTATCGGATATGGTCCGATGATGGCTATTTTTATCAGCCGTATCTCCCGGGGGCGTACGATACGGGAACTTGTTGTTGCAGTTGCTGTTATCGCGCCTGTCGTCACAAACTTCTGGTTTACAGTAGTCGGGGGGACAGGTATACACTTGGAACTGATGAACCCCGGTTCCGTGTCTGATGCTCTCAACGAAGGGGGACTTCCTGCATCGATGATTGCAATCGTCACACAGCTTCCGCTGGGGTGGCTGTTAGCAGCAGCGTTCCTTCTTGTTACCATTGTTTTCGTGGCGACAACGAGTGACTCCATGAGCTATACCATCTCTATGGCAGTAACAGGCAGCGGAGATCCATCAAGTGTATTGCGGGTTTTCTGGGCCTCTATTATGGGGGCTGTGGCATCGGTATTGTTATATATCGGCGAAGGAAGTGTGGACGCTCTTCAATCTTTCATCGTTATAACCGCCGTACCCGTTTCCTTTATCCTGTTCCCGTTAGTATGGACTGCTCCTAAAGTAGCTTCGGAGCTTGCCGTAGAACAGGGAATAAAAGAACCACGTCGTAAACGTTCTTCAGAACAGTAG
- a CDS encoding Ger(x)C family spore germination protein produces MTGQKAARAQTCRTAFFCTFLLLLTGCVEPYILDEVQIIHAIGYDYIDDHHIEGTISIPVYGGSEDIRSETISAVSRTTKDIRLYLDAQSSKPLQTGKVSSVLFDRQLSELGLMRIIDTYVRDPRIGMRIQLAVVEEMSTKKLLETTYPMEVDVALYVSDLIEQNINQQNLPRMNFHIFLTNFYGQGRDPFLPILRSEGNAIKVAGLALLKGDRYVGQLNLKDCFLLKVLIEDFGDGSYEVILGPDENEYAMLRNIDSSTSYEITDATTNNPKIHATVSLSGKISEYSGSKLDQKKVDEIHKKAKKQLEQRIKKMLNRMQELNVDPMGIGDQVRRYNPDFSDDRWEEQFPNAAIDVDVNITIKETGVEE; encoded by the coding sequence ATGACCGGTCAAAAAGCGGCCAGAGCGCAAACCTGTAGGACGGCTTTTTTCTGCACGTTCCTTCTACTCCTTACCGGCTGCGTTGAACCATATATCCTGGATGAAGTGCAGATCATTCATGCAATCGGCTACGACTACATTGATGATCACCATATTGAAGGAACGATCAGTATACCTGTTTACGGAGGTTCCGAAGACATAAGAAGCGAAACAATCAGTGCTGTCTCCCGCACGACGAAGGACATCCGGCTCTATTTGGATGCCCAGTCTTCCAAGCCTCTTCAAACCGGAAAAGTAAGTTCGGTATTATTTGACAGACAGCTTTCAGAGCTGGGATTGATGAGAATCATTGATACATATGTAAGGGATCCCAGAATCGGCATGAGGATTCAGCTGGCGGTCGTAGAAGAGATGTCTACGAAAAAACTTCTGGAAACAACTTATCCAATGGAAGTAGATGTGGCTTTATATGTATCTGATCTGATCGAGCAGAATATCAATCAGCAAAACCTTCCGAGAATGAACTTCCACATTTTCCTGACAAATTTTTACGGACAAGGAAGAGACCCGTTTCTGCCTATACTGCGAAGCGAGGGAAATGCCATTAAAGTCGCGGGGCTTGCACTGTTAAAAGGCGACCGGTACGTCGGGCAGTTAAACTTGAAAGATTGTTTCCTGCTGAAGGTCTTAATAGAAGATTTCGGAGACGGTTCCTACGAAGTGATTCTGGGTCCGGACGAAAACGAATATGCCATGCTTCGAAATATTGATTCAAGTACTTCATATGAAATAACAGATGCAACGACAAACAATCCGAAGATTCATGCCACTGTCTCATTATCCGGAAAAATAAGTGAATATTCCGGGAGCAAGCTTGACCAGAAAAAAGTGGATGAAATCCACAAAAAAGCAAAAAAACAACTGGAACAAAGAATTAAAAAAATGCTTAATAGAATGCAGGAATTAAATGTGGACCCAATGGGGATCGGGGACCAGGTCCGCCGGTACAATCCGGACTTCTCAGATGACCGCTGGGAGGAACAGTTCCCCAATGCAGCCATCGACGTGGATGTAAACATAACAATTAAAGAAACAGGTGTCGAAGAATAA
- a CDS encoding 7-carboxy-7-deazaguanine synthase QueE codes for MSKFKLPSKKEFMEWRLPMVEIFETVEGEGSAAGFPTVFVRVFHCNLRCHWCDTPYSYAPAKPEFEATIGEIIERIKEFESRYICFTGGEPLIHGKKSAALLTAMAELDHITDIHIETNGGIDLAPFEEIRKSDPLVNEKARYVMDYKLTASGEKERMIESNFDLLKKQDEIKFVIANDTDFTEAKDVIEMHHKDGQVLFSPVWESMPPKRLVEKVLYHKLSNVKVSLQLHKIIWHPDQRGV; via the coding sequence ATGAGTAAGTTTAAACTGCCCTCAAAAAAAGAGTTTATGGAATGGCGCCTTCCAATGGTGGAGATTTTTGAAACTGTGGAAGGTGAAGGATCAGCGGCAGGATTTCCAACGGTATTTGTCAGGGTTTTTCATTGCAACCTACGCTGTCACTGGTGCGATACACCATACAGTTACGCTCCGGCAAAACCTGAATTCGAAGCGACGATCGGTGAAATTATTGAACGAATAAAGGAATTTGAAAGCCGTTATATCTGTTTTACCGGCGGGGAGCCGCTCATTCACGGAAAAAAATCAGCAGCCCTGTTGACCGCGATGGCAGAGCTTGATCATATAACAGACATCCACATTGAAACGAATGGGGGAATCGATCTTGCTCCTTTTGAAGAAATCAGAAAGTCTGATCCGCTTGTAAATGAAAAAGCACGTTACGTGATGGACTATAAATTGACGGCATCCGGTGAAAAGGAACGTATGATCGAGTCAAACTTTGACCTTTTAAAAAAACAGGATGAAATCAAATTTGTCATTGCAAATGATACGGATTTTACTGAGGCGAAAGATGTCATCGAAATGCATCATAAAGACGGTCAGGTATTATTTAGTCCAGTCTGGGAGTCCATGCCCCCAAAACGTCTCGTAGAAAAAGTCCTCTATCACAAATTATCCAATGTTAAAGTAAGTTTGCAGCTCCATAAAATCATATGGCATCCTGATCAGCGGGGCGTATAG